DNA from Asticcacaulis sp. ZE23SCel15:
TTTGCGGGCGATACCTTGCCCACCTTACACAACTACACCCTGTTTGACGGCAAGACCGAATATAAGGCCACGAACTGGCAACCACAAATCATCGTCATCGGTCTGGGCACCAATGATTTTTCGACCGCGCTCAAGCCCACTGAGCCGTGGAAAACCCGCGAAGACCTGCGCGCCGATTACCGCAACAGCTATGTGAAGTTTGTCAAAACCTTGCGCGCCAAAAACCCCAAGGCGCAGTTTATCCTGATGGCGTCAGATCAGTCGGACGGCGAAATCCGCGATCAGGTTTTACAGGTCGAGAAGTCTTTGGAATCACAGGGCGAAACCAAGGTCGATACGATCATTTTCACCGGCCTTGATTACGCAGGCTGTCATGCCCACCCGTCCGTGGCCGATGATCTGAAACTCAAAAGCCTGTTGACGGACTATATCGACGCCCGCCCCGCCCTATGGCAGGGCCGGTGACGCCTTTTTCTTTCCGCAGAAACTGAGCACGATATAGCCAATCACACCCGACAGGATCGACCCCATCAGCACGCCAATCTTGACGGCGTCCTGGGCTTCCGGATGGGTCGGGAAGGCCAGCAAACCAATAAACAGGCTCATGGTAAAGCCGATCCCGCACAGCAACGACAGTCCGTAAATCTGCGGCCAGCTTGTGTCCTTGGGCATGGGCGCCAGACCGGTTTTGATGGCTAAAAACGCGGCGGCAAACACCCCGACCTGCTTGCCCACAAACAAACCGGCGGCGACACCGAGCGGAATGGGCAGCAACAAAGCCTCCCAGGAAAACCCGGCCAGCGACACGCCGGCATTGGCAAAACCAAAGATCGGCACGATCAGGAACGCCACGGGTTTGTGCAGGGCGTGCTCAAGGCGCACCAGCGGCGAATGGTGGTCATCGTGCGCGCCCTTATGGGTGTGGAGCGGGATAAACAGGGCCGTCGCCACCCCGGCCAGTGTGGCATGAACACCGGACTTATAGACAAACCACCACAGTACCGCGCCGACCGTCAGATAAAGCCACAGCGACTTGACCTTAAAGCGGTTCATAATGAACAGCAGGGCCAGCATCGCACCCGCCGCCCCCAGCATCTGAAGGTTCAGATCAGCCGTATAGAAGATGGCGATGATGATCACGGCGGCCAGATCATCTATGATCGCCAGCGCCGTCAGAAACACCTTAAGCGCCACCGGCACCCGCGAGCCCAGCAGCGCCAGCACACCCAGCGCAAAA
Protein-coding regions in this window:
- the nhaA gene encoding Na+/H+ antiporter NhaA, translated to MIRKTLTMTASFLKSEASGGLILMAAAVAAMVVANSPLSEDYFHLLHVYVAGLSLQHWINDALMAVFFLMVGLEIKREVLTGQLSTWSRRALPGIAALGGVIAPALIYVVINAGSPASLRGWAIPTATDIAFALGVLALLGSRVPVALKVFLTALAIIDDLAAVIIIAIFYTADLNLQMLGAAGAMLALLFIMNRFKVKSLWLYLTVGAVLWWFVYKSGVHATLAGVATALFIPLHTHKGAHDDHHSPLVRLEHALHKPVAFLIVPIFGFANAGVSLAGFSWEALLLPIPLGVAAGLFVGKQVGVFAAAFLAIKTGLAPMPKDTSWPQIYGLSLLCGIGFTMSLFIGLLAFPTHPEAQDAVKIGVLMGSILSGVIGYIVLSFCGKKKASPALP